DNA from Pelobacter propionicus DSM 2379:
ATCCAGGGAATGAAGGAGCACGGCTACAAGGGGGCCGGCGAGATCAGCAAGCGGGTCGGCCGCCTCTACGGCTGGCAGGCCACCGCCAAGGCAGTGGATGACGCGGTCTTCGACGATGTTGCCCGCACCTTCATGATGGACGAGCAGAACCGTGAGTTCTTCGAGCAGGAGAACCCCTGGGCTCTGGAGGAGATCGGCAGGAGGCTTCTGGAGGCGGCCCAGCGGGGCTTGTGGAACCCGGCCGATGACGTGAAGGAAGAGCTCAGGGATATCTACCTGGAGATCGAGGGATGGATGGAGGAGCGCATGGGGGATGTGCGCGGCGAATTCCAGGGGGGCAGCATCGACATCATCACCGCGTCCGATGTGGAGGGGTGGAAAACCAGGATGGCAGCGGTGGGGATCGGCCCGTAGGAGCGGCCCTGCAAAAAAGCAAAGCATGGAACAGGGTAAAATGTGAAGAAGCTGAAAAAACAGGTCATTTTTAGAGTTGTTGTGTTTGGACTGTCTTTATCCGCTTATCCCGCATTTTCTGCGTTCCATTGTCTTTGGCTTTCAATTCCCGTGGCATCCGCCTCATACGCGTCCTACTCAAAAACATCTACGTAAATCCAATCGAGGTATGTATATGCATTTTCCATTTACGGCCATTGTCGGCCAGGAACAACTGAAGACGGCCCTGATCCTGAACGTGATCGATCCGGGCGTCGGCGGGCTACTGGTGATGGGGGAAAAGGGAACCGCCAAGAGCACCGCCGTGCGCGCCCTGGCGGAACTGCTTCCCCAGCTGACGGTTGTGCGGGAGTGCCGCTTTCACTGCCAGCCGGACGCTGAGCTGTGCAGTTTCTGCCAAGAGCGAAAAAAAGAAGCTCCGCTTACGCTGGGGCAAAGGAAGATGCGGGTGGTGGAACTTCCCCTGGGGATCACCGAGGACCGCCTGATCGGCACCCTGGACATCGAACACGCCATCAAACAGGGGGAGAAGCGTTTCGAGCCGGGGCTTTTGGCCGATGCCAACCGCAACTTCCTCTACGTGGACGAGGTCAACCTGCTGGAGGACCACATCATCGACCTGCTGCTGGACTCGGCCGCCATGGGGGTCAACAGCGTGGAGCGGGAGGGGATCTCCTTCAGCCACCCTGCCCGTTTCATCCTGGTGGGAACCATGAACCCTGAAGAAGGTGATCTGCGACCCCAGCTGCTTGACCGATTCGGGCTCTGCGTACAGGTGAGCGGTCTGCACGGAAAGGAGCAGCGCATGGATATCCTGCGCCGCAAGGCAGCCTTCGACAGTGACGCCACAGCCTTTGGCGTCCAATGGCGGGAACAGCAGGAGGAACTGGCACAGCGCATCGTCGATGCCCGCGAACGTCTGAACAGTGTTGAGTTGACCGACAGCGCCCTGGAAAAGATCGTCACCATCACCTCGGCCCTGCAACTGGACGGCCACCGGGCCGACATCGTGATCATGAAGAGCGCCCGTGCCCTGGCAGCCTACCGCGGACTCCCGGACGTGGGGAGCGCGGAGATCCGTGATGGGGCACTGCTGGCCCTGCCCCACCGACAGAAACGGCTCCCCTTCGAGGAATTGGGGAGTGAACGGGGCAGGCTGGAAAGAGTTCTGGAAGAGAGCCTGCCGTGAAATTCAGCCAGTTCATCGGCCAGGAGGATGCCGGGCTGGGGCTGCTGCTGAACGCCGTCGATCCGCGCTGCGGCGGGCTTTTGCTGGTGGGAGGCAGGGGGAGCGGCAAATCCACCCTGGCCCGCCTGGCACGGGGCATCATCCCGGCCCACCTCCCCTTCGTCGAGCTGCCGCTGAATGTCACCGAAGAGTCGCTTTTGGGGGGCATCGACCTGGAACAGACCCTGGCCAGCGGCCGACCTGTCCTACAACCGGGCATCATCTCGCGGGCGAATGGTGGCGTTGTCTTTGTGGACGACATCAACCTGCTCTCCCGGGAACTGCTGGCGCTCTTGATGGAACCCCAGTCACGGGGTATGGAGATCATCCAGCGGGAGGGTCTGACCGAACAGAGAGAGAGCAGCTTTGTCATCCTGGCCACCATGAACCCTGAAGAGGGAGACCTGTCGCCGCACCTGGCCGACCGCATCGGCCTCTGCGCCGTCATGGAGGAGCAGAACGGCCGCGATGAGCGTCTGGCCATCATGCGCCTGGCCAAAGAGACTCCCTTTTTTACCGTCGAGCATGACCGGGAAGCCATGGACCTTATCAGTGTCGCCCGGGGTCTGCTGCCGGAGGTCAGGTTTTCAGCCCAGGCCCTGGAGCATCTTCAACAGGTCGTGCAACGGAACATCAGCCCCGGCCACCGGGGCGACCTGTTTCTCTACCATGCGGCCCGAGCCTGTGCCGCATTGCAGGGCGCAGCCGATGTGGAAAAGGAGCACATCGACCGGGTCGCCAACCTGGTCTTCAGCCACCGTCGCCTGCAACTCCGTGAAGAGGAGCAGAACTCCACCGAGCCGGAGCAGCCGCACGACCAGGACCAGCAGCAGAACAACGAACAGCGCGACGACCAGGGCGAACAGCCGCCTCCACCGGAGAACGGACAGGATGAAAACGACCGGCACCCCTCCGGTGAGGGAGAGCATGAGTCCACCGTCTCAATGGGCGAATCTGCCCAGCGGGAAGAGATCATGGGGGTGGGGGCTCCTTTCAAGCTGCGCCGCCTCAGTTTTCGCAAGGATCGCCGAAAACGCCAGGCCAACGGCCGTCGCACCAGGACCCGCATCAAGGGGCGCGGCGGGCGCTACGTCAAGAGCCTGCTCAGCTCGACCGAGCACGACATCGCCATCGACGCCACCCTGCGTGCCTGCGCCCCCTTTCAGAAGGCGCGCAATCGCCAGGGGATGCTGAAGATCGAGCAGGACGACCTGCGTTTCCGTCAGCGGGAGCGCAGGATGGGGCACCTGGTGCTGTTCGTGGTGGATGGATCCGGTTCCATGGGGGCTCGGCAGCGGATGATGGAAACCAAGGGCGCAGTCCAGTCGCTGCTCTTGGACTGTTACCAGAAACGGGACAAGGTGGCCATGATCGTCTTTCGCAAGGACCGGGCCGAACTGGTGCTGCCCCCCACGGCCAGCGTGGAGTTGGCTGCCAGGCGTCTGGCAGAGTTGCCGGTGGGGGGCAAGACCCCCCTGGCGTCCGGCCTGCTGAAAACCCACCGCCTGGTCAGGCGCACCTCTATGCACCACCCCGAACAGCGCATCCTGGTGGTACTGATCACCGATGGGAGAGGCAACCAGCACCTGACGCCGGAAACTAGGAAGGAAGAGGTATCCAACCTGGCCGGCCTGCTGATGGAGGAGCCCCAGTGCGACTTCATCGTCATCGATACCGAGCATAAGGGCAATTTCCTGCGAAGCGATCTGGCAATGGACCTGGCCCGCCAACTGGAGGCGGAGTACTACACCATCGAGGCGCTTAAGTCCGAGTACCTGGCCGGGATGGTCCAGGCCAGGATGCCCGGCTAATGCCTGGAGAAACATCTTTGGGGCGTGGAAACGCGCGTCCGGCCACCACTGTGCTACGGTCCGGAAAGGCGACGACTAGAAGCGGTACTCCAGCGAGACGGAGACGCTCGCCTGTTGCGACCAGACCTTGACCCCGTGGGACCAGGTATAATCAAGACCTATGTCATCGTTGACAATCCGGTGTGAACCGGTGGTTTTCAGCCTGAGATATTCCGCCTCCACTGCCAGAGACAGGGAGTCATAGAGGCTCTTTCTCAGTCCCAGGGAGGCGTGCCAGGCATCCCCATGGGTATTTTCGTAGGTGTAGCGCTTTCCTGTCCTGAGGAGATGGTGGTCGCTGTTGTCCCCCTCCACATAGGCCCAATCCAGCTGCATGAGCAGGTTCAGGCCACCCACATCCAAGAGCCGCCCCAGGTCGATGTCAGAGCGCAAACCGATGAAATACTGCCAGTAGGTCTGCCAGAAACTGATCCCGTCTCCCGGCAAGGCAATCGAGCCCCCCTCTTCGTACTGCACCCCGTCATGGGTAACGAGATGGAAACTCTGCCAGCGAAAACCGATCAGAGGGCGGAGGCTGACCCACAGGGGAAGACCGATCCTGTCCGCCACCTCCAGGTCCATGTCCCCCCTGACCATGTAACTGGGCTCCATGCGACATTTCGACTCGCTGTAGATGGTGCGCACATCCGGCCTGAGATCATCATCCCAGTCCGAGTCCTTCATCATCCCATCCACATCCCCGTTAAGGTTTCTGAGCGCTTCCACGCCGATGGACAACCGGCGGTAGTTCGCCCTGAGCTCCGCCCCGCCCCACCAGGAATCGAGGGGAAACTCCAAACGACTGAACGGTTTCTGATGGGGGGGCAGAGGGTTGCCGAATTCGTACGAAGTGTGACTGTTGAAGAGGCGTTTCGTCTTCGCACCCAGGGAAAGGTACGGGGTCAGGGAGGTCAGTCCATCGCTTTCTGCCGCACACAGGGGTGACGCGGCCAAAACCGCCAGGAGGAACAGGCTATGCACAAGGAGAGGGGCAGCGAGGGAGATCCCCAGTCGGTCGTTATCGGGAGTTTTTATCATGGGCGACTACTACATTTCCTGCGAGCCTGTCCATCGACAACACCCAGGGAGATGGAAAGTGCTGCACGCCCCGTCTCCCGTCCCCGGTTTTTCATTTATATTCCGCACTCTCCAGAGGCTGATCGATCAGGAGACATACCCCCACCCAAAAGAGAAACATCGTTTGACCGATCCGGGCACGAATGTTATACATGTGGCTCATTACCCACTACCCATGTACCAGGAGGACCTATGAAACAAAGCTTCAGCCGCTCACCCCATCTGTCGTTGCTCGTATCCCTCGTCGTTCTGCTGCTTCTGCCCTTTTCGGCGATTGCGGAGACAGGGGCTAACCTGATGCAGCCCCTGTCGGTAGCGAAAAGTTCGGCATCACCGGCAGGTGGTGCAGCGGACCTGATCGTATCCAACATAAACATGTCACCGGGCAAACCGAACTCCAACGACCAAATCACCGTCTGGACCTTCGTCAAGAACGTCGGTCCGGTAACCGCTCCCGCCTCTTCCCTGCAACTGCAGGTGGGGGGAAAACTCTATCCACCAATCACCGTCCCCCCCCTGAAAGTCAATCAGGATTGGTGCTTTACCACCCAAACAGGACCGCTGCGCGCCTGGAATTACCAGATCACCGCCACGGTGAATCCCCAAAACCTGGTGGCGGAGACCAACTACGACAACAACAAGCGCATACGGAAGTTCACCGTCGCTCAGGGGCCGCAGGTGTTCATCAGGGACATAACCTGGAACAGGTCGACCAAAGTTTGGGTCGCTGAGGTGAAGAACACATCCTCGGCACGTGTGGAGATAGGAGTAACCGGCTTTCCCCTGGAGAACGGCGGCAGCGGCATGACCAAATGGGCCAATACATCCCTTGCCGGCTATGCAACGTTCGAACTCAGGGGCGACTACTCCTCGTTCAACGTGCCTGCCGGAACCAGGCTGAAGGTGCGCGTGATCAAGAAAGGCACGAATACCGTGCTGGATGAAAAGGTGCGCATACTGGATTAGTTGAACATGCTGTCCGCTTGTTCCGGCAACGATTCAGGGAAGCGATAACAGCGTAACTATTGACTCTTTATAATCTCTTTTACCTTGACAGCCGACCTGACTCTTTTTTAATCAATCCAAAAGTAATGTGGATTTTTCAAAAGGTTGCGGCGCACCGTTCACAGCTTTTCAAGTGCAATTGTGGAAAAGACCAGACTGATCAAGGGGCATTTCTGCCCCCCGGTCAACCTGGTTAACCGGCACGCACGCCGTACGGGTTAACCCTGTTTTGCCTTCGGGGAACTCGGAGTTGAATCCACGGAGAGAATTAAAAGAACACCAGGCAAAGGCGGGGGCTCCGTGCCCCCGCCTTTGCCTGGTGTCAGTGCTGATGGTCGTGCGCTTCCTGGTCATGGCCGGGATGGTCGTGACCATGCTCGCTGTCGGGATGGCTTTCGTGGCTGTGGTCATGGCCCGTCTTCCCGCCATGGACATGGGGATGCTCGTGGCTGTGGTCATGGCCCGTCTTCCCGCCATGGACATGGGGATGCTCGTGGCTGTGGTGGTGGGGATGGACATGGTCATGCTCGTGGGGATGAACGTGCACCAGGTCCCCATGGCTGTGGGCATGCTCGTGGGTATGGTGGTGCGGATGCTGATGATCGTGGGTATGACTATGCTTTCCTTCCATGGCGCTCTCCTTTTCCGGTTATGAACAAAATCGGTTATAGCCTGGTCTGATTCTTCAACAGCTTGATTTCATTGTCAATACCGTGCTACGGATACTTTTTTGCGGTGCGGCGAAGGCGCCGAATTATGAAAAAACGGTGCCGTCATCCCTCTGCGCGCCCTGACAGTCCCCAGTGTCATGGCGAATAGCGGAAGATGGCCAGACCATCGCTGATCCCTGTTGAAATACTCACCCAAAACCCGTACCATTTGCCGGCTGCCGCCATCGGCGAAGAACCTGACACGGATACCGAAACTGGCTGCGATGGAACATGATGACACGAAAACAGGAGTGAACAGCATGGATATGACGGAATGGGAAAGGTGCGTCGCCTTTCACGGCCATGAGTGCCCCGGCCTTGCCATCGGCATCAAGGTCTGCCAGGCGGCACAGAAACATCTGGGGATAGGATTTTCAGCGGACGAGCAGGTGGTCTGCGTCACCGAGAACGACGCCTGCTGCGTGGACGGGATCCAGTTCATCGCCGGCTGCAGCGTGGGCAAGGGAAACCTGATCTTCCGCAACCGGGGCAAGATGGCCTTCACCTTCTTCCGGCGGGACACCGGCCAGGGGGCGCGTTTCGTCCTCAAGAGTTCGGTCTCGCGGGGGGATATGGAGCGCCCCGCCTATCAGCGGGCGCTTCTGGAGATAGACCCGGATGAGCTCTTCGACGTCAAGGAGCCCCCCTTTGCCCTGCCGGAAACGGCGCGCCTGTTTCCGGGGGTGATCTGCGAGCAGTGCGGCGAGACCACAGCCGAGCCGATGATCCGGCTTAAGGAGGGGCGCAGGCTCTGCCTTGACTGCTGTGAGGGCTACACACGGGGATGGTGAAACCGAAATCGGCCGCGGCCTGAGGGCATGGAGCTCAGCTGGCCAGAAGTTGATCCAGCACGCTTTTCAGCTCCGCCACCCGGTACGGCTTGATGATCACGCCGCTAAAGCCATAGGCACGGTAGTCGGCCATGATCGGATCGGTGGAGTAGCCGCTGGAGACCACCGCCAGCACCGATTCGTCCATCTGGCGCAGACGGGTGATGGCCTCCCTCCCCCCCATGCCGCCCGGAATGGTGAGATCCATGAGCACGACGCTAAATGGCTGCCCCCTTTCCCGCGCCTGGCGGTACAGCTCCACCGCTTCGGCGCCGTCACAGGCAACGGTCGCGTCGTATCCCAGATAGGAGAGCATCTCTCCGGCGATCTCCCGGATACTCTCCTCGTCATCCATGACCAGCACCGTCCCCCTTCCCGAATCTACCACCGTCTCCTCGGGCGCCACCGGCACCTCCCCCTCCACCAGGGCGGGAAGATGGATGGTGAAGGTTGAGCCTCCACCCTGGCGTGAGGTCGCGGCTATGTGGCCGTCATGGTTCCTGATGATGGAATAGACCGTTGCCAGGCCGAGTCCTGTGCCGTTCCGCTTGGTGGTGAAGTAGGGGTCGAAGATACGGGTAATGGCTTCCTGGGGGATGCCCTGGCCCCGGTCGCTGACCGCGATGCGCACATGGGCGCCGGCCGGCAACGGAAGTTGCGATTTCGCGTCAATGACCACATTGGCGCAGCTGATCTCGACCTCCCCCCCGCCTGGCATGGCCTGATCGGCGTTAAGCACCAGATTGTTGATCACCTGACTGATCTGCCCTTCGTCCGCCTCCACCGGCCAGAGATCTTCGGGCAGAATAAAACGGCAGGTTGTTCCGGAACCGGACAGGGTGAAGGCCGCCGATTCCCTGATGATGGCGGCCAGAGACAGGGTCCTGCGCACCGGCGCGCCGCCGCGGGAGAAGGTCAAAAGCTGCT
Protein-coding regions in this window:
- a CDS encoding ATP-binding protein; the protein is MHFPFTAIVGQEQLKTALILNVIDPGVGGLLVMGEKGTAKSTAVRALAELLPQLTVVRECRFHCQPDAELCSFCQERKKEAPLTLGQRKMRVVELPLGITEDRLIGTLDIEHAIKQGEKRFEPGLLADANRNFLYVDEVNLLEDHIIDLLLDSAAMGVNSVEREGISFSHPARFILVGTMNPEEGDLRPQLLDRFGLCVQVSGLHGKEQRMDILRRKAAFDSDATAFGVQWREQQEELAQRIVDARERLNSVELTDSALEKIVTITSALQLDGHRADIVIMKSARALAAYRGLPDVGSAEIRDGALLALPHRQKRLPFEELGSERGRLERVLEESLP
- a CDS encoding VWA domain-containing protein — translated: MKFSQFIGQEDAGLGLLLNAVDPRCGGLLLVGGRGSGKSTLARLARGIIPAHLPFVELPLNVTEESLLGGIDLEQTLASGRPVLQPGIISRANGGVVFVDDINLLSRELLALLMEPQSRGMEIIQREGLTEQRESSFVILATMNPEEGDLSPHLADRIGLCAVMEEQNGRDERLAIMRLAKETPFFTVEHDREAMDLISVARGLLPEVRFSAQALEHLQQVVQRNISPGHRGDLFLYHAARACAALQGAADVEKEHIDRVANLVFSHRRLQLREEEQNSTEPEQPHDQDQQQNNEQRDDQGEQPPPPENGQDENDRHPSGEGEHESTVSMGESAQREEIMGVGAPFKLRRLSFRKDRRKRQANGRRTRTRIKGRGGRYVKSLLSSTEHDIAIDATLRACAPFQKARNRQGMLKIEQDDLRFRQRERRMGHLVLFVVDGSGSMGARQRMMETKGAVQSLLLDCYQKRDKVAMIVFRKDRAELVLPPTASVELAARRLAELPVGGKTPLASGLLKTHRLVRRTSMHHPEQRILVVLITDGRGNQHLTPETRKEEVSNLAGLLMEEPQCDFIVIDTEHKGNFLRSDLAMDLARQLEAEYYTIEALKSEYLAGMVQARMPG
- a CDS encoding omptin family outer membrane protease: MIKTPDNDRLGISLAAPLLVHSLFLLAVLAASPLCAAESDGLTSLTPYLSLGAKTKRLFNSHTSYEFGNPLPPHQKPFSRLEFPLDSWWGGAELRANYRRLSIGVEALRNLNGDVDGMMKDSDWDDDLRPDVRTIYSESKCRMEPSYMVRGDMDLEVADRIGLPLWVSLRPLIGFRWQSFHLVTHDGVQYEEGGSIALPGDGISFWQTYWQYFIGLRSDIDLGRLLDVGGLNLLMQLDWAYVEGDNSDHHLLRTGKRYTYENTHGDAWHASLGLRKSLYDSLSLAVEAEYLRLKTTGSHRIVNDDIGLDYTWSHGVKVWSQQASVSVSLEYRF
- a CDS encoding CARDB domain-containing protein, with amino-acid sequence MKQSFSRSPHLSLLVSLVVLLLLPFSAIAETGANLMQPLSVAKSSASPAGGAADLIVSNINMSPGKPNSNDQITVWTFVKNVGPVTAPASSLQLQVGGKLYPPITVPPLKVNQDWCFTTQTGPLRAWNYQITATVNPQNLVAETNYDNNKRIRKFTVAQGPQVFIRDITWNRSTKVWVAEVKNTSSARVEIGVTGFPLENGGSGMTKWANTSLAGYATFELRGDYSSFNVPAGTRLKVRVIKKGTNTVLDEKVRILD
- a CDS encoding FmdE family protein; its protein translation is MDMTEWERCVAFHGHECPGLAIGIKVCQAAQKHLGIGFSADEQVVCVTENDACCVDGIQFIAGCSVGKGNLIFRNRGKMAFTFFRRDTGQGARFVLKSSVSRGDMERPAYQRALLEIDPDELFDVKEPPFALPETARLFPGVICEQCGETTAEPMIRLKEGRRLCLDCCEGYTRGW